Below is a genomic region from Prochlorococcus marinus str. MIT 0918.
AATAAGAATAATAACCCCCTTAGCTTCCAGTGATGGCTTAAAAGTAATAGGAGAATCATTCTCTGATCTCAAGATTTATTCCTCATGTATCGATTCAACAGTTAATGAAAATGGTGAAATAATTCCAGGAATAGGCATTCCTTCACTTCGACTTAATACAAGAATTACTTCCGCGCATTAGAATTATGAAAGGGAATTAAAAAATTTATGGATCCATATCGAGAGTCAAGTGGGAGCAGCCTAGGTTCTCTTATAAGTGGAGCCATATTAGGTGCGGCAGGACTTGCATGGTGGCTATTTTCTGAAGCTGAAAGAAGGCAACAAACAAGAAAGCAAAAAGCTATGCTTTATGCTCCCAGAATTCAAGACGGTTCTGAAGCTTTTGAAAATTCATCTTCACTAGCAGGTCAAGCTAAAAGTGAAAAATTAGAAGAACGTGTAGAAAAATTAAATGCTGCAATAGCAGACGTAAGGAAACAATTAGAAGATCTTGGAGAAAAAGACTGAATTAAATTTCTTAAAGAAAAATTTTCCCTTCACTTAAAATAATTAATGCTTAGATCAAGTGCCATAACCCAAGGCATTCAGCGCTCGCCGAATAGAGCAATGTTGCGCGCAGTTGGTTTTAAAGATGATGACTTCAACAAACCAATTATAGGTTTAGCAAATGGATATAGCACAATCACACCTTGCAATATTGGACTAAACAACCTGGCTTTAAAAGCTGAAAAGGCTTTAAAAGATTATGGAAGTATGCCCCAAATTTTCGGGACAATTACTGTTAGTGATGGCATATCAATGGGTACCGAAGGGATGAAATACTCCTTAGTTTCTCGAGAGGTAATAGCTGATTCCATAGAGACAGCATGCAATGCCCAAAGTATGGATGGGGTTTTAGCTATTGGAGGATGCGATAAAAACATGCCTGGAGCAATGCTAGCTATGGCAAGAATGAATATTCCATCAATATTTGTATACGGAGGAACAATAAAACCAGGAAAACTAAATGGAAAAGATTTAACCGTTGTTAGCGCATTTGAAGCAGTAGGGCAATTAACAAGTGGAAAAATCTCTAAAGAACAATTATTTGAAGTTGAAAAAAATTGCATCCCTGGTGCAGGTAGTTGTGGGGGAATGTTTACTGCCAATACAATGTCCGCCGCAATTGAAGCTATGGGACTTAGCCTCCCAAATAGTTCTACGATGGCAGCTGAAGACCAAGAGAAAGTCTCAAGTACCGAGAAAAGTGCTTATGCCCTCGTTAATGCAATAAAAAAAGATATACGCCCACTCGATTTATTAACAAAACAATCTTTTGAAAATGCTATAAGTGTTGTTATGGCTGTTGGAGGCTCAACTAATGCAGTCCTTCATCTTCTTGCTATTGCACATTCTGCAGGTGTTGAACTTTCCATTGATGACTTTGAAAGAATTAGACAAAAAGTTCCTGTAATTTGTGATTTAAAGCCTAGTGGAAGATATGTAACTGTTGATCTTCACAAGGCTGGAGGGATACCTCAAGTCATGAAAATCCTTCTAGACGCAGGGTTATTGAATGGAGATTGCAAAACAATTGAAGATAAAACAATTCGAGAAGTACTTAAACAAATCCCATCTGAACCACCATCCAATCAAGATGTCATACGATCAATTAAGTCTCCTATTTATCAAAAGGGCCATTTAGCCATCCTTAAAGGAAATCTTGCTACTGAAGGATGTGTTGCAAAAATCAGTGGAATAAAAAATGCTGCTCTTACAGGTCCTGCAAAAGTCTTTGAAAGTGAAGAAGAATGCTTAGAGGCGATACTAAACAAACAAATAAACTCTGGAGATGTTGTTGTAATTAGAAATGAAGGCCCTGTTGGTGGTCCAGGAATGAGAGAGATGCTTGCACCAACTTCAGCAATAGTTGGTCAAGGCCTAGGTGAGAAAGTGGCTCTAATAACTGATGGAAGATTTAGTGGTGGCACATATGGTCTTGTTGTTGGTCATGTAGCTCCAGAAGCAGCGATAGGAGGAAATATTGCTCTCATTCAAAATGGTGACAGCATTACAGTAGATGCTAATCAAAAGGTAATCCAACTTAACGTCAGTTCTGAAGAGCTTTCCAAAAGAAGAGATAATTGGAGCAAACCAAAACCTAAATACACTTCAGGAATTCTTGCAAAATATGCTCGTTTAGTTAGTAGTTCAAGTAAAGGGGCCGTCACAGATTAATTTTAACAATCACTTCTATTCCTCAACTACAAAACAAGATCTGAGTCTTCGACCTAATGCCTCAAGCAAGTGACCTTTTTCAGGCATCTGAGAACGTTTACCACTTGAAGAGTCCATCCATAAAGAATGCTTTCCTTGCCAAAGGATTGGTCTGTCAGGAAAAGAATGCCAAGACAATGTGATGCTTAAATCTACACCGCTTTTATATATATCAACATCTAAATCGTTCTCTTCTAGACGTTTACCATCTTTATCCCTACAAACGACTAGCAATATTAAATCAAAGTCATCTTGATCAGAAGTAAAGCTAAATTGTACAGATTTATCTACAACAGAAAACATAAAAGGTTTCATGCAGAAATCACATGCTTTAGCAACTTCAATTAAATAATTTTCTTTGGAATGACTAATAAACACTTAAAGAACTAAGTAAGATACGAAAAGGTCCGGCTTTAAATCCAGAGTTAAGCTTGCCAGCAGTTCCAAATTTTGAGTACAGAAGCTGAAATTGATAAACTGAATGAGAGCTAAATTTCAATGGTAATCGTATTGGGTTTGCCCTGATTGATGGTTCAAGATTAACGAAAGGGATTTTTACAGAAGTCATTTCCTGTTTTTTCGTTTCAAACTCTGCAACCCATCGAAGGCCTCCAGAAAAAACTTCTGTAAAACGACTAACATTATCACTACAAGATATAGCTAACTTTAGAGTCCTACCTTGACCGTCTACTTGGAGTTTAATTCCATCATAAAGAGACAAATCCAATGGTGGAGAAAACACTGGAGATCGACAACTTACAAACCCCCCATTCTCCTCTATTAGTTCTCCCTCAAGAGAAAGACCAGAATCATTGGTTTTGCATGTCGCTATGCTTGATCCACCCATGATCGTATCGTTTATAGAAATCCAATTTGAAAATTCGCTAGAGGTTCCTATTAATAATTTTTCTAAGGGCATTTAAAATATTTATCTAGAGTTAAAAGCTAAATCTAAAATTAAAGAAAAACAACTCAAGTAAATAGATTCAAATCAACTCTGCAGCTTCCTCATCAGTAAGTATAAGTATTTCAGATGAGGGTTTTATTAATTTTGCCGGAGTTCTTTCAAAAGACTCATTTGGATCTAACAATCTCTTTAAAGCGAATTTTTTTGATGCGCCACTAACTAAAAATATAATTTTACTTGCCGCACTAATAACATTGGCAGTTAATGTTACACGTTCTTGCCCTTTCCCTCTCCCAACAGTTGCGTAAGAATCTAATTCACGTAAAGCTTGCGTCCCAGGAAATAAGGATGCTGTATGGCCATCATCTCCTAAACCAAGAACAATCAAATCAAAGGAAGGAGGATTGCCAATGCAAATTTCTTTTATGAGATCAGAAAATTTGTTAGCACTATTCTCTGGCGAACCAAGTTCAATAGTGGGAATAGGATAAAAACAAGCTTTTGATCCAGGTCCTCCAGAAAGCAATGTTCTTTTAAGCATCAAAGCATTACTAGATTGATCAGAAGGCGAAACCCATCTTTCATCTCCCAAGAATATATCTACACAACTCCAAGGAAGGTTTACGTCTTTCAATAAATTATAGGTATCAAATGGAGTCGATCCACCAGAGAGTGCTAATTGAAAACGATCCTTCTTATTTAAAACAGAAACTATATTTTCAGTGATAATTTGTGAGGCTAATTGCGCTAAATCTTTTTGATTTTTAGCTCGTTGAACATTAAAAATAGTCATAGGCTTTTAATCGACCCATTCAGTATGAAAAGAACCTGATTTATCAATACGTTCATATGTATGTGATCCGAAGCAGTCACGCATAGCCTGAACTAAATTCTGAGGCAAGCGAGAAGTTCTATAACTATTTATATAATCAAGTGTACTGCTAAAACATGGAACTGGTATACCCGACTGTGCTGCTATAGAGACAACCTTAGTAAGCCCAGCTAATCGTTGTTGAATTTGACTTGCGAACCAAGGGTCAATTAAAAGGTTTGGCAATTCAGGATTTTGGTGATATGCATCTTGTATTCGATTTAAAAGTGTTGATCTAATAATGCAACCTCCCTTCCAAATTTGAGCAATAGAAGTCATATTCAAGTTGTAATTGTATTCAAGAGAAGCCAAGCGCAATATCTCCATACCCTGGGCATAACTTGCAATAGTAGATAAAACTACGGCATCCATAATTGGAGCCATTCCATCAGACAATGACCCTAGATCTGTTGTTTTAACATTAGGTTTACCTAAAATAGTTTCAGCTAATTCTCTTTGTTGCTTCATAGAACTCATCACACGACCATTAAGAGATGCATAGATAGTTGGCACAGATGCTCCCAACTGAAGAGCACTAACCACTGTCCATAATCCTGTTCCTTTTTGCCCTGCTTTATCCATAATTTTTTCAACAAGATCAGATCCATCTTCAGGGTCTTTTGTTCTTAAACATATTTCTGTAATTTCAACAAGATAAGAAGACAATTCTTCTGTTTTATTCCAATTTTCAAAAACAGTTGATATTTCATCACAGGTCATCCCACAAACTCTTTTCATCAAGTCATATCCTTCTGCAAGTATTTGCTCTATTCCATATTCAATTCCATTGTGGACAGTCTTTACAAAATGTCCAGAACCTCCAGGTCCTATATATGTAACACAAGGTCCATCTTCAACTTGAGCTGCCATTTTTGTTAAAAGACTTTCAATAGCTTGATATGAAACCTTTGTCCCACCTGGCATCATGCTAGGTCCTTCCAAAGCACCTTTTGCTCCTCCAGAAACACCCATTCCTATATAACCAAAGCTTTTACTCTCTAAGTCAGCCACTCTTCTTTCTGTATCAGAAAAAAGAGAATTTCCACCATCAATCAACAAATCACCTTCTTCTAAAAAAGGAGAAATTTGATTGATCACTGCATCAGTTGCAGTACCTGCCTTAACCATCATCAAAATCCTCCTAGGCCGCTCTAATTGAGCTACAAAATCCCTAAGATCAATTGCACCAGATATGTTCTTACCAGCGCCTCTTCCATTTAAAAAAGCTTCTGTTTTGGAGTATGTTCGGTTATAAACAACGCTAGAGAAACCGTTCCTCTCAGCATTAAGAACAAGATTCTCACCCATGACACCAAGGCCTACCAAACCAAAATGTGCCTTTGTCATTGATTAAAGAGTTAATTAACTTCGACAAGTGTGACTAAGGGTTTATAAATTTGCTTAGTTTTTTTGATGAATGTCAGGAATGACCCATGCTTAAATTTCTATATATCCAAATTAAATATCGTTTATAAGTTGAGAAATTAACCTTTTTTCTTTTAAATATTTGAAAATTAAATAATTGTTCCATCTAAAATACTCGCATTTTTAACAACAACAACAATTCCATTTCGTATATAAAAGCCCTGATCAGAACGATCAGCTTCTTCTACATTGTCCTTGTTTATTATTGTCACATTATCCCCAATACGCGTATTTTTATCCAAAATTGCTCTTTTAACAGTAGTTCCTTGGCCCACTCCAAGAGGAATTCCCCCTCCTTTTCTTAAAGCAATTCTCTCTTCAGGAGATTCAAAGAAATCAGAACCCATTACTAGGGAATCTTGCAGTACAACATCGCTTTCGATTCTACTTCTAACACCTAAAACACAATGATGAATACTGCAGGATTTCAAGATCGAGCCTTCACCAATAATTGAATCTGTTATTTGAGCATCAACTAATTTAGAAGGAGGCAAATATCTTGGACGAGTATAAATAGGAAACTTTTCATCATAAAAACTAAATGGGGGCTTAGGTTGCTTAGTTAAGGCTAAGTTCGATTCATAAAACGCTCCAATAGTTCCTATATCCTCCCAATAATCATTAAAAACATAACTTTTAAGTACATCGCCTCTTCCTAATGATTCAGGAATAACTTCTTTTCCAAAGTCCTTATAAGAAGGATGTTTGTTCAAAAGGTCAAAAAGTGTAGAACGACTAAAAACATATATTCCCATTGAAGCAAGATATGGTTTCTCTTTAGCTGAATCCTTGCTTAAACCAAATCTTGAGGTGTCAACTGCCATTGCCTTAAGAGTCTCCCCAGAGGGCTTTTCACTAAACTCTCTTATATTTCCATCTAGATCAGTTCTCATTAATCCAAATCCTTCAGCCTGTTGGGCATCCACTGGAAGTGCTGCAACTGTTAGATCTGCCCCTGTTTCACGATGATGCTTAACAAATAAACTATAATCCATTCTATATAGTTGATCGCCAGACAAAATCAAGTATTCATCTACATCCCATTCCTGAAAAAGCCACTGATACTTTCTTACTGCATCGGCTGTACCTTCAAACCATGAGGGACTTTCTGGAGTTTGTTGAGCTGCCAATACTTCTACAAAACCTTGGGCAAAAGGTGAGCTTAAATTATAGGTTTGGGCCAAGTGTCTATTAAGAGAAGCACTATTAAACTGGGTTAATACATACATCTTTGTGATGTTTGAATTAATGCAGTTACTTATAGGAATATCTATCAAGCGAAATTTACCAGCTAAAGGAACAGCTGGCTTAGCTCTCATTTTTGTTAAAGGGTAAAGTCGAGAACCTTTACCTCCCCCTAGGATAATAGCCAGTACTCTCTTCATGCCGACCTTAAATAGGCTTTGCAAACCTACTTTATGATGGCCTAATAAATACGAGTCAATAGACAGTTAAGACAAGAGTTCTATGAATTAACACTTCAAGATGAGATAGTGCTACTGCTATTTATCCGAAACATCTAAGTTAAAAAGGGATTCAACCACCTTAAGAGCCTCTTTTCTTTGAGGACTTGGCTGAGGTGCTCTTAAATTTGTTACTGGAGTGTGAAGAATTTTGTTAATAATTCCTTTACTTAAGGCTTCAACAACCTTTCTTTCTCTTGCTGAAAAATCAGGGCCCATTCTGCTTAAAGCTTTTTGAAGTTCTTCTTTTCGTATAGCTTCTAATCCAGATCTTAAACGATTAATTGTTGGGACTGCTTCCAAGCTAGCCCACCACTCTAAAAAAATACGTGATTCATCATCTATTAAACCTTGAGCTTCTAATGCCATCTCTTGGCGAGCTTCTTGATTGCGAGCAACTACTTCTTGCAAATCATCTACATCATGTGCCTCAAAACCAGAAACCTGAGAAACATCAGAAGCAATATTTCTTGGCACACCTATATCAATCAACCGCAATAGTTTTTCTCTTGTAAATTGTTTTAAACGGTCTGCATTAATTATTGGAGTATCAGAAGCTGTACTCGTAAAAAGCAAAGTAGAAGATTGCAGGCAATCATCAAGCTCATCCAAAAGTCCACATTTAACAGTTAAATCTGGGAAATCAGCCGCAAGTGATTGTGCTCGCTTCAAAGTTCTATTTATAAGAGTTAAATGTGAACAACCTTTCGACTGTAAATGTTGAAGCAACAAACGACTCATTCTTCCAGCTCCTACAACTGCAACTTCTTCAGTTTCAAGAGAAATAAGCTGATCCTTTCCAAGAGACTGGCCAAGCTTTAACTGGGCCAATTCAACTGCTGCAGAACTAATGGAAACGGCTCCAGTTCCAAGATTGGTTTCTGAGCGAACTCTCTTACCAGTACTAACAGCTTGTGTAAGCAATCTATTTAAAATTGGACCCAAGGAATTATGTTCTTGACCAAGTCGTACCATTTTCTTGACTTGAGAAAGTATCTGACCTTCGCCAAGGACCAAACTATCGAGTCCACCTGCAACTCTCATCAAGTGATTTACTGCCTCATCTTGATTAAAATTAAACAAATGAGGACATAATTCATCTTTATTTAAACCTGAATGATTACTAAGAAAATCCTTTATTGCTGAAAAACCTAAATCTTGGTTTTTTACCAAAGCATATATTTCTAGCCTATTGCAAGTGCTTAAAATTGAGACTTCTAAGACTTGGTCATTAGCTTTTAATAAATTAAATGAATTTTCAATATGATCATCTGAAATACTAAGTTTCTCTCGGACTTCAACTGGGGCTGTCCGATGACTAAGACCGACGACAGCAATGTTCATAAGTCAATTTAGCAAGTAAATAATATACAGACTCTTAGCTCAAAGCTATGCTCTTAGCCCCGTCTTTTATGTGAATTGTATTAGTAAATCTTGCAGTGCTATCAAGTGTACTTATTACTAAA
It encodes:
- the pgl gene encoding 6-phosphogluconolactonase translates to MTIFNVQRAKNQKDLAQLASQIITENIVSVLNKKDRFQLALSGGSTPFDTYNLLKDVNLPWSCVDIFLGDERWVSPSDQSSNALMLKRTLLSGGPGSKACFYPIPTIELGSPENSANKFSDLIKEICIGNPPSFDLIVLGLGDDGHTASLFPGTQALRELDSYATVGRGKGQERVTLTANVISAASKIIFLVSGASKKFALKRLLDPNESFERTPAKLIKPSSEILILTDEEAAELI
- a CDS encoding CIA30 family protein, giving the protein MPLEKLLIGTSSEFSNWISINDTIMGGSSIATCKTNDSGLSLEGELIEENGGFVSCRSPVFSPPLDLSLYDGIKLQVDGQGRTLKLAISCSDNVSRFTEVFSGGLRWVAEFETKKQEMTSVKIPFVNLEPSIRANPIRLPLKFSSHSVYQFQLLYSKFGTAGKLNSGFKAGPFRILLSSLSVY
- a CDS encoding glucose-1-phosphate adenylyltransferase; this translates as MKRVLAIILGGGKGSRLYPLTKMRAKPAVPLAGKFRLIDIPISNCINSNITKMYVLTQFNSASLNRHLAQTYNLSSPFAQGFVEVLAAQQTPESPSWFEGTADAVRKYQWLFQEWDVDEYLILSGDQLYRMDYSLFVKHHRETGADLTVAALPVDAQQAEGFGLMRTDLDGNIREFSEKPSGETLKAMAVDTSRFGLSKDSAKEKPYLASMGIYVFSRSTLFDLLNKHPSYKDFGKEVIPESLGRGDVLKSYVFNDYWEDIGTIGAFYESNLALTKQPKPPFSFYDEKFPIYTRPRYLPPSKLVDAQITDSIIGEGSILKSCSIHHCVLGVRSRIESDVVLQDSLVMGSDFFESPEERIALRKGGGIPLGVGQGTTVKRAILDKNTRIGDNVTIINKDNVEEADRSDQGFYIRNGIVVVVKNASILDGTII
- a CDS encoding glutamyl-tRNA reductase — protein: MNIAVVGLSHRTAPVEVREKLSISDDHIENSFNLLKANDQVLEVSILSTCNRLEIYALVKNQDLGFSAIKDFLSNHSGLNKDELCPHLFNFNQDEAVNHLMRVAGGLDSLVLGEGQILSQVKKMVRLGQEHNSLGPILNRLLTQAVSTGKRVRSETNLGTGAVSISSAAVELAQLKLGQSLGKDQLISLETEEVAVVGAGRMSRLLLQHLQSKGCSHLTLINRTLKRAQSLAADFPDLTVKCGLLDELDDCLQSSTLLFTSTASDTPIINADRLKQFTREKLLRLIDIGVPRNIASDVSQVSGFEAHDVDDLQEVVARNQEARQEMALEAQGLIDDESRIFLEWWASLEAVPTINRLRSGLEAIRKEELQKALSRMGPDFSARERKVVEALSKGIINKILHTPVTNLRAPQPSPQRKEALKVVESLFNLDVSDK
- the ilvD gene encoding dihydroxy-acid dehydratase is translated as MLRSSAITQGIQRSPNRAMLRAVGFKDDDFNKPIIGLANGYSTITPCNIGLNNLALKAEKALKDYGSMPQIFGTITVSDGISMGTEGMKYSLVSREVIADSIETACNAQSMDGVLAIGGCDKNMPGAMLAMARMNIPSIFVYGGTIKPGKLNGKDLTVVSAFEAVGQLTSGKISKEQLFEVEKNCIPGAGSCGGMFTANTMSAAIEAMGLSLPNSSTMAAEDQEKVSSTEKSAYALVNAIKKDIRPLDLLTKQSFENAISVVMAVGGSTNAVLHLLAIAHSAGVELSIDDFERIRQKVPVICDLKPSGRYVTVDLHKAGGIPQVMKILLDAGLLNGDCKTIEDKTIREVLKQIPSEPPSNQDVIRSIKSPIYQKGHLAILKGNLATEGCVAKISGIKNAALTGPAKVFESEEECLEAILNKQINSGDVVVIRNEGPVGGPGMREMLAPTSAIVGQGLGEKVALITDGRFSGGTYGLVVGHVAPEAAIGGNIALIQNGDSITVDANQKVIQLNVSSEELSKRRDNWSKPKPKYTSGILAKYARLVSSSSKGAVTD
- the gndA gene encoding NADP-dependent phosphogluconate dehydrogenase, whose protein sequence is MTKAHFGLVGLGVMGENLVLNAERNGFSSVVYNRTYSKTEAFLNGRGAGKNISGAIDLRDFVAQLERPRRILMMVKAGTATDAVINQISPFLEEGDLLIDGGNSLFSDTERRVADLESKSFGYIGMGVSGGAKGALEGPSMMPGGTKVSYQAIESLLTKMAAQVEDGPCVTYIGPGGSGHFVKTVHNGIEYGIEQILAEGYDLMKRVCGMTCDEISTVFENWNKTEELSSYLVEITEICLRTKDPEDGSDLVEKIMDKAGQKGTGLWTVVSALQLGASVPTIYASLNGRVMSSMKQQRELAETILGKPNVKTTDLGSLSDGMAPIMDAVVLSTIASYAQGMEILRLASLEYNYNLNMTSIAQIWKGGCIIRSTLLNRIQDAYHQNPELPNLLIDPWFASQIQQRLAGLTKVVSIAAQSGIPVPCFSSTLDYINSYRTSRLPQNLVQAMRDCFGSHTYERIDKSGSFHTEWVD